The DNA sequence GcttcattccaggcaggggtctccAAGTCAGGTCGGACGACTTCAGAGGTACATTTCATCCTCCTCTCCAGTTACTTTCCCCTGCAGCCAACCAGCATGGAGATCTTtcatcccttcttcctcctcctcctcgctggCCTGCTGGGGTCTCTTGCTCAGGAAGGTGGGTACCATGAAGAGATGTAAAAGCTACCCAGGTGCATGAGATGGATGGCTGGGCTGCAATTGTGAATGTGGCTGTAAAGGGGGATAAGTCAAATTCATAGTTCCACCACCGGAATATCCGTCATGACAGCTGGGGTTCTGCAACAAATTGTTGCACCATGGGGTGCTGCTGTTCAGCGTTCTAGCCCtccattccattaaaaaaaaaatctgatctgtTTCTGAGATACTTGGTACATGTCATACATTTTTCATGCATTATGCTTTCTTTCATCGGAAAGATCAATGTTTTCAAAACTTGTGCTGCCTCTTAGACAAAATCTGCATTGTCTCCGTGTTTTATGACGTTCTCTAACTGGAGATATTCATACCAGGGTAGATAATCCACtagtaaatgtttttatttcttcttatGACTGAACATAATTGTCCTATTAAATCAATATATCTACTGTATACAcgtacttaaactatggaatttgcttctgtCTGCAGTGATGCTCACCAagtaaggctgtaaacacaccagtcgccagatcaaagcattttcattaaccacacctggagggggaacaggatgatctgccaatcagttgcaaaatctctgtgaagctgaattaaaaaaacaaccaccacgcactcaagtggctcccaccaggttttacagtaaaaaggagtgcGGTTTGACTCGTGTCGTTtgctcccgttttcagaagaaagaggtggagatgcactagaactgccagaacagtgagtgcgtttctaccagggctgtggagttggagttggaagcaattttgggtggagtcagagtcggagttggtagaaatgtactgactccgactctggcttcaaaataaaattaatactttaatattaataaattaatatacatttgccatttatgaaggagtcagagtctgagtcggacagtagaaaaatagaggagtcggagtcgaaggtttgacgtaccgactccacagccctggtttctaCCCTAGGTTGGCTGTAagagagggttagacaaattcatggaggataaggtatcactggctactagccttgatgacAATAGCATTGTTGGAGATcgtatgcctctgaatcccagttgctgggaatcacgagtgGGGATTATGCTgctgcactgaggtcctgcttgggggcttcccataacTGGCAtctatttggccactgtgagaccaggatgctgaactagatgggccgttggtctgatccaacaggtctcttcttatgtagccaaaattatGCATGCACAAGAGAGAGGTATCTGCAGACTTGGGGgaacccaaggtttgcagaagtaccatTTTTTGAAAGGAAAACGACACCACAATAGTGGCTACGCATGTTCAGTGGGCATGGATTCCTGACtgactttaattttttttggggggggagggagatggaaaaccagggaggagagggaatggaatggagtatcctagaaAAGGGCTTGGgtgactggctggctggaactctgaacaAGGGCACTccactctgcaacattttgttgcagtcccGCTTGTCCATTCCTGGTTATTGATTGCCAGGGACAGAAGAGTGAACATATATTAGTGCATAGTTCAGCTATGGAATTCGCACCCACAGGAGGCAGttgtggccaccagcttggattcatggaggaaaaggctgtcaatcactactggccatgatggcttgtTCTACTTTCATTGTGAGAGGCAGTGTGCCTTTGAATatctgttgctgggaatcaaatgtgggcatccggttggctactgtgagaccaggatgctgaactagatgggccactggcatgatccagcaggggtctttccccccccccttcttccctttttttcctttctagGTTGCAAGTTCCCCAGCTGTAAGACTTTACTGAAATCTGTATGATAAATAACAGTTGCTATTAGGGCTTTAGGAGGTCTGACTCTCTTTTTACTTTTGTCCCAATTTGGTCATTGTGAAAGATGAGGATGAtttatggcattttttaaaaggatgaatCAAGCTGAGAGAAGCTCTCAGGCAATTGCCTGGGAGGCTTGTAAAATTTTTTTACAAGGAAATAATTGCTCTCTTGTTTGATTGATATGCAGAAGAAAAAGACAGTCAATATTAGGGCAACGAATTAGGGAGATtagaaataataacaacaatgcaTTGCCTTGGTCATGACTCAAAGCAACGTAACAAAAGCAATTTAAATGGTAAAGAAACAAAGACAAgaacaacatacaaaaaaaatactATCTGCCAAAATATTTTGGAAACTTTGCAAAAGGATATTATGTGTGTTCTAATATCTGTTCTGCTCCCTGCTATTCAGCATGTGACATTTgttatttcttaattaaaaaacaaaaggatAAACAAAATTCCTGAAGTGCTCAttgaacaatacaataaaaaaaaatgcaaaccttACTTCACTCCACAGGAAATGCTAAAAGCATACACATTATGAGATATTAAGaattatgggctcctactgggagaaagggcgggatataaatctaataaattaataaataaaaataaaaacataaccaCCAACGtttgggtaaataaaaatgtcttaactGGCCACCTAAAAAACTGTCAATGATAGCACCAGGTGTGTTTTCCTGGGGAGAAAATTgcacaaatggggggggaccACTGAAAAATGCCCATTCTCATAacaccaccctccacacctctcaGATGAGGCACATGGAGAAGAAGACCATAAAATGAATATCAAAACATCCTTGCACATACTAATTCTGCACAAaagtcctctttttttaaaaaaaaatatgtccTTCCCATCTCCCATCCCCAGATCTTGGAAGAAAGGTCTTCATCTTCCCAGAATCATCGAACACGAGCTATGTGTCTTTGAAGGCCACCTCACAGCAGCCTTTGACCAGCTTCAccatctgcctgaaatcctacacTGACATGACCCGTGCTCACACCCTCTTCTCTTATGCGACCAAGACGAGCGACAATGAGATTGTCGTCTTCAAATCCAAACCCAATGAATACAGCCTTTATGTGGGGTCTGTAGATGTGATTTTCCTCCTCCCAGAGAAGCTGGCTTTAAAACCAAGCTGGGAGCACCTCTGTATGAGCTGGGAGTCTGCGACGGGATTAGTGGAGTTCTGGCTGGACGGGCAACCGTTCCCCCGAAATGGTATGATGAAAGGTCATAGTATTAGCACGGAGGCCTCTATTGTCCTTGGACAAGATCAAGATTCCTTTGGAGGTGGCTTTGATATCAACCAGTCCTTCGTAGGGGAGCTCATGGATGTGTACATGTGGGACCGAGTGTTGTCTGACGATGAAATGTGCCCTGTTTGGGATAACCTGGTTCCTTCCAACCCAATAATTAATTGGAGAGCGTTAAATTATGATCTCAGGGGTTACATGGTTGTTAAGCCCTCCCTGTTTCCCACCTGCAGAGCTGGGTAGGAtttgcaaacaaacaaatggccgttttaaaaaagccatttaagccacagtcctaaccccacttagctgggagtaaaccccgttgaattcagtagggcatgcttcagagtagacatggttacGATTGCCCTGGTAGTCCTCAAAGTCTGTATACTCACTGCATGGAAGTAGGCAGTGTGTGTTGCCTTGATTTCAATTCCTTCCGCTGGAATGAGGAGTTCTGTGAAACTCACAAGCTGCCATTCTCCTACCTGCCAATTTTCCTCCAATAAAAGATTGAATCTTATGTACCTTGTTTTCTTCAATGGTTTCTGGCTTCAGATGAAGTGGTAAAAACCCACCCAATCAACAACAGGCTTTGGTGGGGAAGCTTGGCTCTGCttgtttgggggtcttattagatccgctcctgtcacttgaggctcaggtagcctcggtggcacggaatgcgttctaccagcttcggctggtagcccaactacgaccctatctggacagggagaacctcgcctcagttattcacgctctggtaatctctagattggattactgtaatgcactctacgtagggttacctttgaagacgattcggaaacttcagctagtgcagaatgctgcggccagagttcttactgggatgaagaaattcgaccacataacacctattctggcccaactgcactggctacctatatgtttccgggccagattcaaagtgttggttcttacctataaagcccttaacggcatcggaccgcaatatctgatggaacgcctctctcgctatgtacctacccgttcactgcgctcgacatctaaggcccttctccgggtcccaactcatagggaggcctggagaacaACAATtggatctagggccttttcagtggcggcccccgaattatggaatgccctcccagatgagatacgcctggcgccttctttgttatcttttcggcgccaggtaaaaacctacctcttcgcccaggcattttaagtttaaatttaattttattttaaatttaactgtaattgtatttttattttaatttgtattctaattttgtttttaaatatgttttattgtatgctgtaatccacacttgttcgtttttaaatgtggttttatcttgctgtacaccgccctgagagctcgttgctatagggcggtttaaaagcgtcattaaataaataaataaataaataaattcttgcaAAATCTCGGGGTGGGAATCACTTTCAATAAAGGGCTACTTTGTTAAGGGTGAAGACAGATGTAATATAAAGGAGCTTAGAGTGGTTTCCCCTGACTCAGGGTAAGCACTGCTTCCTTATAGTATATAGATGAATGGAATATACTAACCAaggcaggtggtgggctctccaaggcgggaggccttcaagaggcagctagacagccgcCTGTCAgggatgttttaagttggattcctgcattgagcagggggttggactagatggccttataggccccttccaactctacggttCTATAATTCTGTTATTCTGTGAATCCAACCATAAGAATGTCGacattggctgcccatatgctaccagatCCAAGGCTCTTGACCACCTGAGCTCATATATCCCAGTTCAGTCACTGGGATAACCCAGAGGAGTGCTGTGAGTTGTCCCCTGTGTtagaggcctgactggcctcccctggaagttgggcatttagtgttgccaatCCCATGCCATGGGACACTTTTCCAGCAGAggttcagcaggcatccttgcttttgacattCAGGCTTTGGCTGAAGACCTTTTTTACACTAACAGGCCTATGTGGTTCATGTTTTTTTCTTGACTGGCTGGTCAATTTTGCAATGGCTTTCAACGGTTTTTATgggcttttcctgcttctgtagcGCTGTAGGccaccctgatattttacaaGAGGATGGTATATAGATACATGTATAAATATACCTAAATAGAAGAAACATGCCTGCCTTATACTGCAACAGacctttggcccatctagctcagtactgcctacacagactggcagcgcctccccagggtttcaggcaaaggtctttccccagtcctagctggagatgccattggggactgaacctgttgGGATAGGTTAGCTTGCATGCTTTAGTAGGGAGCTGTTCCCCAGATTGTGGGACCCGTCTATGCTtgcttactgtgatgtaacttcctgttgaCCTGATGttatttcccccttctcttcctcttctttgttaagagttGTTCTCTTTATGTGTAATCTCCtttaagccacaggagagagaagctcaacagagcctgggaccttctacatgacaagcaggtactctaccacaaggatgatcaggggactggaaacaaagccctgtgaggagagactgaaagaactgggcatgtttagcccggagaagagaagactgaggggagatatgacagcactcttcaagtacttgtaaggttgtcacacagaggagggccgggatctcttctcgatcgtccccgagtgcaggacacggaataatgggctcaagttgcaggaagccagattttgactgaacatcaagaacaacttcctaactgttagagctatatgacaatggaatcaattatctagagtggtagtaggctctccgacactggagcccttcaagaggcagctggacagccatctgtcaggaatgctttgatttggattcctgcatcgagcagggggttggacttgatggccttataggccccttccaactctactattctatgattctatgacatggcCCTTCCCTGGCTTGGCTGTCGCTCCTCCCTCTATGCTTCGGTGGAGTGCCtgctttttattgtttataaAAGTGCAGCATGTGCATTTATCCATCCCCACTCAGCAGTGGACCCATCCAGTGGGGTCCTCCTCCACAGCGGAGACCCTGGGGTCTGTTGCTGGGATGTAAGGAACTGAATATCTCAGTCCTTTTTTCTCAGGATATGCCATCTACTTCAAGCCTCTGGGAGTTAATAGGTCATGATGGCACTGGAAAAAGGACTGTTTTGGAGAAAATTGGAAATGGGGCAGGGTGAATGCTCTCTCCGAGGTTCATATTGTTCCAAGAAGGGCTTATTTAAAGGAAAATGTTGAACTGACCAGAGTGTGCAGACTTGCTTTCTTGCTTCAAGCCTCATTCCGTGACAGTTAGAAGCCTACACTGGgaaagttcacatttcaagctgaatctatcaaatttgcactttcagaaacaatctgagaaccaaaacacagccatccttcgaaatttgcacttacccacgTTTGGCGATGCACTTccccagccaagcaatgtttaccaaaatacaCATATAAGGGGGAAAGGAGctcaaaatgaatatactggtgaaaataacacacaaaaatgcattacatgaggaTGAATTGCTTGTACCTTAGTcagaactgcagacaaaaatgtatttattaggagaaattcgaaCTAAgttgctggagaatttccatgaggatttaaaacaaaacaaaactgcaaattgctgcagaaacatggaggacCAACTTTAGGAttaaaaaaatgggaaatggagggAACCCAGATTGATAGATCATCCCATCCCTAGCCTACACAGAGTGAGTGAAAACCCTCAGAAGTGCGAAACTGATATTATTAATACAGAAGAGTGCTATAGTCAAGCTTCACGCAAAAGGCATTGTGAACTCcaacaaagttttttttaaaaagaaaaaaccaacAATCTAAGAAcaagagggaagagaaaaaacaacGGAATCACAAACTATCAGAAGCCTGGAGGCCTCAGTTCACATCAGTGCACAGACAGAGTACATGCTTGATCAGGGTCtagcattcatagaatcatagaatcatagagttggaaggggccttgtaggccatcgagtctaaccccctgctcactccaggaaatccacagctagagcatctcccgcagatagctgtccagcctctgcttgaagacatccagcgaaggggatcccaccacctccctaggcagtcggttccattgcctaactgcccttactgtcaagaagttccttctaatgtccagtctgaatctacgctcctgcaacttaacaccattagacctagtcctcccctctggggcagcagagaacaaatctgtaccctcctctatgtgacagcccttcaggtacttaaagagtgcaatcttgtcacccctcagccttctcttcaccagactgaacatgccaagttccttcaacctttcctcataagacttgttctccataccggctatcatccttgtcgctaTTTGATTTTCACATTATCAGTTACTTTTTTACATCCCCTAACGTAACAC is a window from the Rhineura floridana isolate rRhiFlo1 chromosome 22, rRhiFlo1.hap2, whole genome shotgun sequence genome containing:
- the LOC133375156 gene encoding mucosal pentraxin-like: MEIFHPFFLLLLAGLLGSLAQEDLGRKVFIFPESSNTSYVSLKATSQQPLTSFTICLKSYTDMTRAHTLFSYATKTSDNEIVVFKSKPNEYSLYVGSVDVIFLLPEKLALKPSWEHLCMSWESATGLVEFWLDGQPFPRNGMMKGHSISTEASIVLGQDQDSFGGGFDINQSFVGELMDVYMWDRVLSDDEMCPVWDNLVPSNPIINWRALNYDLRGYMVVKPSLFPTCRAG